TTTCTAGACCTCTATGAACAGGAAGTCCGTGCCAGAGATGCTAGAATGGGTCTCCATAAGGACGTACACGCTCTGTTCGGGGCTCTAAGAGAGGGAGAAGAAGAACCTTCAACTTCCTCGTCAACCGCAGAGAAGCCAAAGTCCAGAACACTTCCATTCAAGCCAGCTCTGAAAAAGAAACCTTCGCTCACAAAGGCTCCTTCCATTACCAAACTGAAGAAAAACAGTTCCCTCATTCATAAAGTCAAGAAAACCATCGCCAAAAAGAAACCCAGCTCTGCAGTCGATAGAAAGAAGGCGAAACTCTTGGCCATTTCTTGTCAAAAGGTACGTAGAagtcttttttcttcttcttcttcttctattTCAGAATACACCCCATTAGATTGAAAATGTTTCTCGACCCTTAAAAGAACACTTTGGCTAACCAGAGGTTTTCTATTTATCGATCCAGCCTGCTCTCTTTTTCGGGATTCCTTGGCTggcaaaaatatttgttgtatGACCACGCAGCTCTTTACCATTTGTggtaaattgtatttcataatatttcagATGAACGCTCTTAGAAAACTGAAGAGAGAAAACGTTCCGGACACGaacttttctttaaacaaaatacagtggTCCCCATGGGAACTAGTTATCTCTCCCACCAAACCAGAAAACGACTCTTTGTGGTCTGAAAGATACAGAGGAAGAAAGGGTTTCCGCAAAACCAGCGTCTGCGGAGGAAAGACTTTTCCTGCAGCTGTGTACGAGTTCTCTGTGAGGAAACTTTCCGATCCTAAACGCTACGTGACATACTGTAAATTGTCGTCAGGATTCACCAAGACAAGGTGTTGGGAATCGAGACTTTTATCTCATTCTGACGTTCGATCCCAAGTCAACAAAATTGTTGCTTTAGGGTATTCCGTCTATGTACGACGATGTTTGTTGAATGATTCTAACAAAGACACTGTCAGGAAATCATTACTTCGATATGACTATGCTTGGAAGCGAGTTACAAATGTTAGGGATTCGAAAAGAGATATATCAGTAGCATAATTTCTGTCATGTTATTTATTCTATGTCGTTTCTTTAGTACTTGTGTTGCGTTTTTATATCAGAATATTGATTCTgaagttgttgttgtttttcaaataaaacaaatatgaatgcACCTCTTACTTATGTCACTTTACAAATTTCACGACATGCCACTTGTATATTTTAAGCTTCTTAAAGTAAAATAGTTCATGAAATATATCAAGTAaggaattgaattgaaaattgaatagCATTGCAATTGTGAAAATCAGAAGTGAAGTGCAAACCTTACGGCATTGACAAAAGGGTGGCATCGCAAGGGAATCTTCAAGATTCAAAGGGGAACTAATATAACACGAAATGCCGGTCAACTGTTGACCGGTAGAATTCTGACATTGACAGCCACGGCGTGCTATTAGTAGGGATTGTAAACATTTTGCAGTAATAAGACTGGGTAAGCTTGgcaaagctaaaaaaaatgaaaatttggcGAAATATTAAAGGATCAATATCtcacaaaaatcaaagttttgcAAATTGTTCACATCTTGTCAGTAATTTTCCACAAAGATTGGTTTTAGATTCCTTAAAGAGAAAAACACAGATGTGTTTCTGCTGAATGTAAGTATGCAGAAATGATTCTAGTCACagtatttaaagaaaactgtACTCGTTATAGTAACTTGCTTAAATATCTGTCCCGTGTTACCTTAAAGTGTTGTTTTGAAACACACacgtaaattttgaattgcgtcgaggaaatattaatttcattattattaggCAAAATTCACTTGAACTACCAATCAATTGAAACTGCGTGACTATACTGAGATTACAGTTCTTTGAAATGCAAACAAGGATCgctccatgtttttttttaattcaaactttcatgtccaaattattcacattttctCATATACTTAGTTTACAGTGCATACACATCACATATTCACTTCATTTAAGATATAAGTATGAACACAGTCACATACCGAAGATAAAAATGCACATGTACAGACAAGTGTATACAGCGACAAACAGACATATATGCACAAACAATCTCGAATACTTTATTTATCAACCATGGAAGTTTGCGTATTTTTAGTTAAGAGGTGGGTGGGGGAGAGGGGGACACTATCTATCAAAAGTCATACATATGCAAAAGGATACATAATAGTAtactcatattttcttttgctataatttgattacaataTCCTTGCAGCTATTATAAACAGTTTATAACAAATCACAAATAGTTTGCCAATACTTTTCATACTCAGCAAATTTACAATTCCTAAGTACAGTAGTTTCTCAAGATGTATTCTATCAGTGACAGTTCGTTTTAACATGAGCGTCGAGAGGTTTGGGACATTCTTAAACTTACtggcaaaaataaattgttttactgtaaGAATCGCTccatgttaatgttcatgttaaTGGCATGTTGAAAATAACTTGGTTCAAATCCTTTATTTTTCGATTGGTGACTCAAAATGAACTTAAAGTGCTTGTCATATGGCATATGTATTAAACGTATGTACGATGCTCTCTATTCCGCTCTTTCTGTATAAGTAAAGAAAAACGTGGCACCAACCTTGTTCGCAACACAAACCATTATCTATAGCGTACTTGCATCTCTCCTGTATCTCGAAGGTTTGGTCGACTAACTTGAAATTTAAATAGTTACATTTTAGGTTTGCATTTTAACACCAAACGAAGTGTTCGACAAAAACACTACTTCTCAGTACCAAAACGTTATTCTGACAGCACTTATCGGTACAAAAAACCCCATTTAGACAAAATTACGCATAATACCAAAATattatgaattcataaaaggCTTAAAAAGTCAAATAAAATGGGCATTTTTCTTACAAGAACTGATTAATCTTAACAGGCCAATAAATGTTGGCGAACTATTTTTATTAGTTAATCAAGAATTCTTGCTATGTTTGCTGTGCTTTTGACTACAtcactgtaaaaaaaacttaaaataagttAACTGCACGttaattttccaaaatgtaTTGAAAGGCTTTAAAATGTGCATAGCAAAGATCGTCAGCAAAAATCTATGTTAAATGTATCGCCAGTCTATCTTATCCCAAAATCGCCAGTCTTCCCCATGCACGAGCTCGAGACAGGAATCGCGAGTCTTCACCCCGAATGTATATAAACTCGTGCGGATACAGAACATTCATATCCACAGAAATACCCTGATCAAATGAACATGGCTGTTCCACCAGGAGGACCAATGGAGATCTGCTTCTCTTTTGATACTACTGGGTCGATGTCCAGTTC
The nucleotide sequence above comes from Magallana gigas chromosome 2, xbMagGiga1.1, whole genome shotgun sequence. Encoded proteins:
- the LOC136272633 gene encoding uncharacterized protein; amino-acid sequence: MNMAVPPGGPMEICFSFDTTGSMSSSINAVKENVQELILRLQTDIPGLRIAVFAHGDYCDKNSSYVTKHIDFSTDLKELCNWVKNVESTGGGDSDECYELVLHEVQSLSWTPRSQRALVMIGDANPHGVNYPDNKLRLDWEVELDKLAAMSVRVYGVQCGGSGDERTKNFYQTLANKTAGRRVELEQFSNFFDFIMAICYREQGAEFLDLYEQEVRARDARMGLHKDVHALFGALREGEEEPSTSSSTAEKPKSRTLPFKPALKKKPSLTKAPSITKLKKNSSLIHKVKKTIAKKKPSSAVDRKKAKLLAISCQKMNALRKLKRENVPDTNFSLNKIQWSPWELVISPTKPENDSLWSERYRGRKGFRKTSVCGGKTFPAAVYEFSVRKLSDPKRYVTYCKLSSGFTKTRCWESRLLSHSDVRSQVNKIVALGYSVYVRRCLLNDSNKDTVRKSLLRYDYAWKRVTNVRDSKRDISVA